CACCTCCATCCCGGCCACCGCGCGCGCCGGCGTCACGCACGAGCGCACGGCCTTGCCGTCCACCAGCACCGTGCAGGCGCCGCACTGGGCGAGCCCGCAGCCGAAGTGCGTGCCGGTCAGGGCGAGGTCGTTGCGCAGGACGTAGAGCAGGGGCACGTCGGGATCGGGCGACTCGACCTCACGCGTGCGGCCGTTGACACGGAGCGAGAGCTTCGCCATCAGAGGGTCCTCTCAGACGAGCGAGACGTGGCGCGGCGGACGGAAGCGATCAGGCCTTGAACACCGGATTGTCGGTGCGGTCGATGAGCGCGTCGGGCCCCTCGGTCGGCAGCACCTCGGCAAAGTTCTGCGCGCCGTCGATGTCGCCTTCCCAGACCTCCCGCGGCAGCTCGTAGAGCACCTCGATGCCGTGCCCGTCGGGATCGGCGATGTAGACGCTGTGGGTCATGCCGTGATTGATGCGCCGGAGGAACTTCACGCCCTTGGCCTGGAGCCACGCCACCTGCTTGACCCAGGACTCGCGATCGGGCCAGGCGATGGCCACGTGGTTCAAGCCGGGGCGGCCCGGCATGAGGCTCCACTCGGGCGGCTCGCTTCCGTCCTGGCTCGCCGGCGGCAGCTCGGCGAGGGCGAGGTCGTGATGGGTCAGCCCGCCCTGGGCGTCCACGCCGCTGTAGAAGCGCATCTTGGGCCGCACGCGTCCGGGCGTCTGCTTGAGCTCGGCCACGCACCTGAAGCCGATGATCTCCGTCCAGAACTTGTGCGAGACCTCCATGTTCCGCACGTTCAGCACCAGGTGATTGATGGCCCGCGGCGCCTGGGCGTGGGCGGGGGGCGTGACGGGCGAGCCGTTGGTGCCGTTCGTGTCAGTGCTGGCCATGGGAGCCTCCTCGGGTGACTTGGCAGGCATTGTATCGCAAGGGCGCGCGGTGAGACGATGCCGTAACGATCCTGCGATAGGCTGCACCCGTCGACCCACATCGGCCACGATGAGAACGAAGGGACTGCTCAGGGCTACGGCGCTGGCCGCCGCCACGGTGCTCTTTGCACCTCACGCCTGG
The Candidatus Methylomirabilota bacterium genome window above contains:
- a CDS encoding VOC family protein, with product MASTDTNGTNGSPVTPPAHAQAPRAINHLVLNVRNMEVSHKFWTEIIGFRCVAELKQTPGRVRPKMRFYSGVDAQGGLTHHDLALAELPPASQDGSEPPEWSLMPGRPGLNHVAIAWPDRESWVKQVAWLQAKGVKFLRRINHGMTHSVYIADPDGHGIEVLYELPREVWEGDIDGAQNFAEVLPTEGPDALIDRTDNPVFKA